The DNA region AAGTGCTCATGCTAAAAGTAGATAATGACGCTGCAACACTCAAAGATATGACCCATAGCCTTCGTAAGAAAATTGGCTCGGGAATTGTTGTTTTTGCGTCTTCCGCAAATGGCAAAGTTGTCTTAACATCTGGTGTTTCAGACGACTTAACTAAGCAAGGTTTCAAAGCTGGCGAGATTGTTAGCATTGCAGCTAAGCAAGTCGGCGGTGGCGGCGGTGGTGCCCCTACATTTGCTCAGGCAGGTGGACGTATGCCAGAAGCTATTCCATCAGCGTTTAAAGCCGTTAAAGAGCTTATTGAGAGTAAGTAAAACTTATTTACATAAGCAATAAAAAAGCCGAGTTAAATAACTCGGCTTTTTTGTGCAATGATGAAAGACTTAATTAATTTAATTCTTCAGCAGTTTCATCTATTTTTTCTAAGAGTTTTTGATTTTGCTTTTCCAAAGTTTTTTCTTTGGTTTTAAAATCTTTGACAATGATATCAACTTTTTCTAAGTTGTCGATACCAAGTCTTTCCGAGACTTGTTGGAAGACTATATCGTGAATAGCTTTGACAGTTTCAGTTACGTTAGCTCCAGGAGGAACTGAAATATAAACAGTTAGATAGTGATTGGCTTTTTTACTGTAGATAAAGACTTTCTGAACTTGAGCCTGAACTCGACCAGAAAGAACTTTATTTATGAAGTCCGAAATGGCTGTTTGGTGGATAAGGATATCACCCCTATCACCTTTGATATAGACGCCTTTAGGTTTTCTTGACTTCTTTAAAAAAGAAAGAAACCTTACGAATATAACAAAAATTATTCCAACGAGAACACCTAAGTAAAATTTAAGTGTCGCATCGCTAGAGTTAACTATATCAGAAAGCTGTTTGAGGATATCCTGCAATTAAGCTTCTTCCTCTACTTCCTGTTCTTCAACATCTTCGACTTTTACAACGTTGTGGATACGAACGTTAACAGAAGAAACTGTTTGACCCGTCATATCTTTAATTGAAGCAGTTACTTTTTTCTGAATGTTTTCAACAACTTTAGGAATGAAAACACCAAACTTAATAACCAAGTTAATCGTCACAGTGACGTCAGAACTTTCTTCGTCAATATCGACGTGAATGGGACTGTCACTCGTTTTCTTACCAATTAAGTTTGCGAGTCCGCCGACAATGCCTGAATTAGCAAATTGAACGACTTCTTCAATTTCTAGTAC from Lentisphaera araneosa HTCC2155 includes:
- a CDS encoding Asp23/Gls24 family envelope stress response protein, yielding MSESSDVNLNNSVKNGIHISEDVYSSIVSSTVLEIEEVVQFANSGIVGGLANLIGKKTSDSPIHVDIDEESSDVTVTINLVIKFGVFIPKVVENIQKKVTASIKDMTGQTVSSVNVRIHNVVKVEDVEEQEVEEEA